In Dermacentor silvarum isolate Dsil-2018 chromosome 2, BIME_Dsil_1.4, whole genome shotgun sequence, the following proteins share a genomic window:
- the LOC119440824 gene encoding uncharacterized protein LOC119440824 has product MAARQKDVKKSRKSGTSPYCCVYGCHNSYRNTVGKLPPVKFYRFPLKSYENERRQRWITAVRRASPNGEQWQPVRNQTRICSVHFVGNEKSSIAQHPAYVPTLFPSCYKKDDGVLPKTKLERYQRLQRRRSYLLVAKPPSSVDPPENPDIEESVAGSPRDAPEVADNTSNRFVSVATQTEKDSSLGPCNLFLSVVTQRTASTQVSHVNTIDKSAQAETATSSTASGPEERSCVFLGYDSLCGRVDAFRELCGVNANVFALLMSLFSSVVVRCIDVPVPQKLVIFLMKMKLGISFASIAVLFGLHRTAVSRIFFFLRNLLSSMEQFIPEPSQANVRATMPACFKLHYPNCRFIIDCTEVRTEEPPTVEQRRSLFSHYKGCYTIKFLIAILPNGAVTFVSKAYGGRASDTHITLESGFLDRIEPGDVVLADKGFPGIRAPVEGSKGIVILPPFSRGNVQFTHEELQQTYHIAQVRIHVERAIQRIKMFNIVNARVPNDLIPHMSDIMRMCCILVNLQPSILSAQRHENTQN; this is encoded by the exons ATGGCAGCTCGCCAAAAGGACGTGAAAAAGTCGCGAAAGTCCGGCACTTCTCCGTACTGCTGCGTGTATGGCTGCCATAATAGCTATAGGAACACTGTTGGAAAACTACCGCCTGTAAAATTCTACCGGTTCCCATTGAAATCATACGAAAATGAAAGAAGACAACGTTGGATCACGGCTGTGCGGCGCGCAAG CCCGAACGGCGAGCAGTGGCAGCCGGTGCGGAATCAGACGCGCATTTGCAGCGTCCACTTTGTTGGGAACGAAAAGAGCTCGATAGCTCAGCACCCAGCGTACGTGCCGACATTATTTCCCTCGTGCTACAAAAAAGATGATGGTGTGTTGCCCAAGACGAAGCTCGAGAGGTACCAAAG GCTTCAGCGGCGCAGATCGTATCTGCTAGTCGCTAAACCACCGTCATCAGTCGATCCACCTGAAAATCCAGACATCGAGGAATCCGTTGCAGGCTCACCGCGAGACGCACCTGAAGTGGCCGATAACACGTCCAACAGATTTGTCTCCGTG GCGACTCAGACAGAAAAAGACTCGTCTCTGGGACCATGCAATCTGTTTCTTTCTGTCGTCACCCAGCGTACTGCTTCGACGCAAGTGTCACATGTCAATACCATCGACAAAAGTGCGCAGGCGGAAACTGCAACGAGCTCTACAGCAAGTGGCCCTGAGGAGCGCAGTTGTGTGTTCCTTGGTTATGACTCCTTGTGTGGAAGAGTGGACGCTTTCAGAGAACTATGTGGTGTGAACGCAAATGTTTTTGCTCTGCTAATGTCTCTGTTTTCGTCTGTGGTTGTACGGTGCATTGATGTCCCTGTGCCACAAAAGTTGGTGATATTTTTAATGAAGATGAAGCTTGGCATATCATTCGCAAGCATAGCCGTTCTTTTTGGTCTGCATCGAACAGCTGTCagccgcatatttttttttttgagaaatctTCTGTCCTCAATGGAACAGTTCATTCCCGAGCCGTCACAGGCTAACGTAAGAGCAACAATGCCAGCTTGTTTCAAGCTCCATTATCCTAACTGCCGCTTCATCATTGATTGCACAGAAGTGAGGACAGAAGAGCCGCCCACTGTAGAGCAGCGACGAAGCTTATTTTCTCATTACAAAGGGTGCTACACGATAAAGTTTCTTATTGCAATTTTGCCGAATGGTGCTGTGACATTTGTGTCAAAGGCCTATGGAGGTCGTGCCTCAGATACGCATATCACACTCGAGTCAGGCTTCCTCGACAGGATTGAACCAGGTGATGTCGTCCTCGCTGACAAAGGTTTTCCTGGTATCAGAGCACCAGTGGAAGGCAGTAAAGGAATTGTTATCTTGCCCCCTTTCTCAAGAGGTAATGTGCAGTTTACTCATGAGGAGCTGCAACAGACATACCATATTGCACAAGTACGCATTCATGTTGAACGAGCAATCCAGCGCATCAAGATGTTCAATATTGTTAACGCACGTGTTCCTAACGACCTGATACCTCATATGAGTGACATTATGCGTATGTGCTGCATACTTGTGAATTTGCAGCCATCAATCTTAAGTGCACAAAGGCATGAAAACACTCAAAATTGA